From the genome of Lotus japonicus ecotype B-129 chromosome 6, LjGifu_v1.2, one region includes:
- the LOC130725241 gene encoding uncharacterized protein LOC130725241, with protein sequence MRGTVDPEALLFDPEIDRTFHYRLAQQRRALASAMAAETNPETNAELEEARLRAEFARTQEERVQEAVRRIQQERELEEVNRPRRNLNEPFMSYDYPGSIAPQDAEAQNFELRPAPINLISQHQYRGSATEDAHAHLERFIRNCSVARLPNAELVRLQLFPFSLRDTAEEWLNSQPQGSITTWEDLAKKFIKKFFPRTLLRKLKNDILVFKQEDTENLHEALERFKKLLRKCPQHNLTLGAQVERFYDGLTDSARSNLEAAASAEFDALSAQAGWDLINKMAESAVNSTNDRQNRRGVLEIEAYDRMVASNKQLSQQMTAIQRQFQAAKISNVDRASEDCGAYFDEEVKALGNSQNNPYSNTYNPGWRNHPNFPWREHNNSNQGGNNQRQYSNQRFQSQNSGPQQTQDQGSGSGKKSLEELMENFINKADTSFKNHEAAIKNLETQVGQMAKKMSERPPSMFPSDTVINPKENCSVITLRSGATLSEHKQKIVENNNVNDEFVGDIEPLGENKKEQKEKEDEKRKVELEKKFTKVLFPPFPTNIAKRRLEKQFSKFISMFKKLRVELPFSEVLEKMPQYAKFMKEILSKKRRLSEENEIVELTEECSAILQRKLPPKRKDPGSFTLPVNFGASKQVRALCDLGSSVNLMPLSMFERLNVGELKPTMMMLQLADRSIVAPWGVVEDVLVRVGVFEFPVDFVIIDMDEDSKIPLILGRPFLATSQAKINVGKGTISLRVADEKITFNIFDLKPKPVEKNGVFLVKMMEEWSDEKLK encoded by the exons ATGCGAGGTACAGTTGATCCAGAGGCATTGCTTTTTGATCCAGAAATCGACCGCACCTTTCATTACCGGTTAGCACAACAAAGAAGAGCTCTTGCATCTGCAATGGCAGCTGAAACGAATCCTGAAACAAATGCTGAATTGGAA GAAGCGCGACTTCGAGCGGAGTTCGCAAGGACTCAAGAGGAACGGGTGCAGGAAGCTGTGCGCCGAATCCAGCAAGAAAGAGAGCTAGAGGAGGTCAACCGCCCCCGCAGGAATCTGAATGAACCTTTCATGAGTTATGATTACCCAGGAAGTATAGCCCCTCAGGATGCCGAGGCTCAGAACTTTGAACTCAGGCCTGCACCCATCAACCTGATCAGTCAACATCAATATAGAGGATCTGCCACTGAAGATGCCCATGCTCACCTAGAGCGGTTCATCAGAAACTGCAGTGTTGCACGTCTTCCCAATGCCGAGCTTGTTCGTTTGCAACTCTTTCCTTTCTCACTAAGGGACACAGCTGAGGAGTGGCTCAACTCCCAACCTCAAGGGAGCATAACAACTTGGGAAGATTTAGCTAAGAAATTCATTAAAAAGTTCTTCCCTCGTACCTTGCTGAGGAAGCTGAAGAACGACATCCTGGTTTTTAAACAGGAAGATACTGAGAATCTCCATGAAGCTCTAGAGAGGTTCAAGAAACTGTTAAGGAAGTGCCCTCAGCACAACCTTACATTGGGAGCACAGGTGGAGAGGTTTTATGATGGCTTGACTGATTCTGCCAGATCAAACTTGGAAGCAGCAGCTAGTGCCGAATTTGATGCTCTTTCAGCTCAAGCAGGTTGGGACTTAATCAATAAAATGGCTGAAAGTGCAGTGAACTCTACCAATGACCGCCAAAACAGAAGGGGTGTACTGGAAATAGAAGCGTATGATAGGATGGTTGCTTCAAACAAGCAATTATCTCAACAAATGACAGCTATACAACGACAGTTCCAGGCAGCCAAGATATCTAATGTGGATCGTGCCAGTGAAGATTGCGGAGCATATTTTGACGAGGAAGTCAAGGCTTTGGGAAATTCCCAAAATAATCCTTATTCCAACACCTACAATCCGGGGTGGAGGAATCATCCTAACTTTCCCTGGAGGGAACATAACAATTCCAATCAAGGAGGAAATAATCAGAGGCAATATTCAAATCAAAGGTTTCAGTCTCAGAATTCAGGACCTCAACAAACTCAGGATCAAGGCAGTGGCAGTGGGAAGaaaagcttagaagagttgaTGGAGAATTTCATCAACAAAGCAGATACCAGTTTCAAAAATCATGAAGCTGCTATAAAAAATTTGGAGACTCAGGTGGGACAGATGGCCAAGAAAATGTCAGAAAGACCCCCAAGTATGTTTCCTTCAGATACTGTCATTAATCCTAAAGAAAATTGCTCTGTCATAACTCTTAGGAGTGGTGCTACCTTGAGTGAGCATAAACAGAAAATTGTAGAAAACAATAATGTCAATGATGAGTTTGTAGGAGATATTGAACCTTTAGGAGAAAATAAGAaagaacagaaagaaaaagaagacgaAAAGAGAAAAGTAGAATTAGAAAAAAAGTTTACAAAAGTCCTTTTTCCCCCTTTCCCCACTAACATAGCAAAGAGGAGGTTGGAGAAGCAATTCTCCAAGTTTATATCTATGTTCAAAAAGTTGCGTGTAGAGCTTCCATTCTCTGAAGTTCTGGAAAAGATGCCTCAATATGCTAAATTCATGAAGGAGATACTCTCAAAGAAAAGGAGGTTGAGTGAAGAGAATGAGATCGTTGAGCTTACTGAGGAGTGTAGCGCTATTCTACAAAGGAAGCTTCCACCCAAACGAAAGGATCCAGGTAGTTTCACCCTACCTGTTAATTTTGGGGCTTCAAAGCAAGTGAGAGCCTTATGTGATTTAGGGTCAAGCGTCAACTTAATGCCCCTATCAATGTTTGAGCGACTTAATGTTGGAGAACTGAAGCCGACAATGATGATGCTTCAATTAGCGGATCGCTCCATAGTGGCTCCATGGGGAGTTGTTGAAGATGTGCTAGTAAGAGTAGGAGTGTTCGAGTTCCCGGTGGACTTCGTGATAATTGATATGGATGAGGACTCTAAAATACCATTGATTTTGGGAAGACCGTTCCTAGCCACTTCACAAGCGAAAATAAATGTGGGGAAAGGAACAATATCTTTAAGGGTAGCTGATGAGAAGATCACTTTCAATATATTTGACCTGAAGCCAAAACCAGTAGAGAAGAATGGTGTATtcttggtgaagatgatggaagagtGGAGTGATGAAAAACTGAAGTAG